A single Glycine soja cultivar W05 chromosome 14, ASM419377v2, whole genome shotgun sequence DNA region contains:
- the LOC114384066 gene encoding uncharacterized protein LOC114384066, whose product MSNQPQRPPQHHPQNPFRTQPRPGVNPNPNTNTNPKRNFLERKPAKFTSIPMSYANVLPYLLSNQMAMVSPGKVYQPPFPRWYNPYTTCAYHGGVLGHFVEQCVSFKHKVQILIDVGWLTFQEDSPNVRTNPLSNHGSSTMNAVEECKSHELKQIRDVSTPKRFILEALREAGVIKCDGNKGDPCLMHPGALHDVERCPIAEELLQGLIKKTPAPLPYKSDKVVPWKYGIQGPNEGQDASVICVGNGMPAAKVTNISGMSGMTRSGHIFALPELPARSKDKGKAKADMGEREKTGLTVNDEASAEKFTKEGDDLNKKEISAEEATEFLRIIQQSEFKVIEQLNNTPAKISLLWQLMHSEPHRALLVKILNEAHVAQDISVEGFGGIVNNINTNNYLTFADEEMSVEGKGQNKALHVSIKCMGHIVAKVLIDNDSSLNAMPKTTSDKLSLRLSSMVVRAFDGSRCDVRGEIDLLIHIGPHTCQITFQVMDISPAYSCFLGRPWIHSVGVVPSTLHQKLKFVVEGQLVIVVSLKWIGKTLAGDF is encoded by the exons ATGTCCAATCAACCACAAAGACCTCCCCAACATCACCCACAAAATCCATTCCGTACACAGCCTAGACCGGGTGTAAATCCTAACCCCAATACAAACACCAACCCAAAGAGAAACTTCCTAGAGAGAAAACCCGCAAAGTTCACCTCAATCCCAATGTCGTACGCTAACGTGCTACCATACTTGCTTAGCAACCAAATGGCCATGGTGAGCCCGGGAAAGGtctatcaacctccatttccccGATGGTACAATCCATACACCACATGCGCCTATCATGGTGGCGTCCTGGGGCACTTCGTCGAGCAATGTGTATCTTTTAAGCACAAAGTACAAattttgattgatgttggatgGCTTACATTTCAAGAGGATAGCCCAAATGTAAGGACTAATCCACTTTCCAATCATGGAAGTTCGACAATGAACGCGGTGGAAGAATGTAAGTCCCATGAGTTGAAACAGATAAGGGATGTGTCGACTCCAAAACGATTCATATTGGAGGCGTTGCGCGAGGCCGGTGTGATTAAATGTGATGGTAATAAGGGAGATCCATGCTTGATGCATCCAGGGGCATTACACGATGTAGAGAGATGCCCAATAGCTGAGGAGTTACTGCAGGGACTGATAA AAAAGACGCCAGCACCCTTACCTTATAAGAGTGACAAGGTAGTACCGTGGAAGTATGGCATACAGGGGCCCAACGAAGGGCAGGACGCGTCCGTCATATGTGTTGGGAATGGCATGCCAGCTGCTAAGGTCACAAATATTTCCGGTATGAGCGGCATGACTCGTAGTGGACATATTTTCGCTCTTCCAGAACTACCGGCAAGGTCAAAAGACAAGGGGAAGGCAAAGGCAGATATGGGTGAGAGGGAAAAGACAGGCTTGACCGTGAATGATGAGGCCTCGGCCGAAAAGTTTACAAAGGAAGGGGATGACCTTAACAAGAAAGAGATATCGGCTGAGGAGGCAACTGAATTTCTGAGAATCATTCAGCAGAGTGAATTCAAAGTAATTGAGCAATTGAACAACACTCCAGCCAAGATCTCTTTATTATGGCAGCTCATGCattccgagcctcatcgggcgtTGTTGGTAAAAATcttgaacgaggcccatgtggcacAAGACATATCGGTGGAGGGTTTCGGGGGAATAGTCAACAACATCAACACAAACAATTACCTGACTTTTGCTGACGAGGAGATGTCAGTTGAGGGAAAGGGACAAAACAAGGCTTTGCACGTATCGATCAAGTGCATGGGCCACATagtggccaaggtactcattgATAATGACTCTTCTCTCAATGCCATGCCCAAAACGACATCGGATAAATTGTCATTAAGGCTAAGCTCCATGGTGGTAAGGGCTTTTGATGGTAGCCGTTGTGACGTGAgaggagagatcgatctcctgATTCATATTGGGCCACACACCTGTCAGATAActttccaagtgatggacataagcCCCGCCTATAGTTGCTTCTTAGGTCGACCTTGGATCCATTCTGTTGGGGTGGTCCCATCAACATtgcaccagaaattgaagtttgtGGTTGAGGGTCAGCTAGTTATagtt GTCTCCTTGAAATGGATTGGTAAAACCCTAgctggggatttctaa